One region of Jatrophihabitans cynanchi genomic DNA includes:
- a CDS encoding Lrp/AsnC family transcriptional regulator, with product MATDDGRGVDGLDARLLAELDAAPRVGVLELSRRLGVARATVQARLDRLVARGVIATFSPTLDPVALGYRVTAFATLEIRQGRGRTVLEHLNAIPEVLEVHTITGQGDMLCRLVARSNEDLQRVIDSVTQVAEIVRTSTVIALTNPISHRVLPLVTGERVSR from the coding sequence GTGGCGACGGACGACGGACGCGGTGTCGACGGTTTGGACGCACGGCTGCTGGCCGAGCTGGACGCCGCGCCGCGGGTCGGCGTGCTGGAGCTGTCCCGTCGGCTCGGCGTCGCGCGGGCGACCGTGCAGGCTCGGCTGGACCGGCTGGTGGCACGCGGCGTGATCGCCACGTTCTCGCCCACCCTGGACCCGGTGGCGCTCGGCTACCGGGTGACCGCGTTCGCCACGCTGGAGATCCGCCAGGGTCGCGGCCGCACCGTGCTGGAGCACCTGAACGCGATCCCCGAGGTGCTGGAGGTGCACACCATCACCGGGCAGGGCGACATGCTGTGCCGGCTGGTGGCGCGCTCGAACGAGGACCTGCAGCGCGTCATCGACAGCGTCACCCAGGTTGCCGAGATCGTCCGGACCTCGACGGTGATCGCGCTGACCAACCCGATCTCGCACCGGGTGTTGCCGCTGGTGACCGGCGAGCGGGTCAGCCGCTGA
- the greA gene encoding transcription elongation factor GreA yields the protein MSTPDTTAVTWLTQEAYDRLTNELEELKANRPVLAKEINDRREEGDLRENGGYQAAREEQGKQEGRILQLQDMLRRAKVGEAPPDDGVAEPGMLVTVRYEGEDETETFLLGSREEAETAGVAVYSPQSPIGKALHGRHEGETVEYETPNGKTMKVELISAKPFSG from the coding sequence GTGTCCACGCCCGACACCACCGCCGTCACCTGGCTGACCCAAGAGGCGTACGACCGCCTGACCAACGAGCTCGAGGAGCTCAAGGCGAACCGCCCGGTGCTCGCGAAGGAGATCAACGACCGGCGCGAGGAGGGCGATCTGCGCGAGAACGGCGGGTACCAGGCCGCCCGGGAGGAGCAGGGCAAGCAGGAGGGCCGCATCCTGCAACTGCAGGACATGCTGCGCCGCGCGAAGGTCGGCGAGGCTCCCCCGGACGACGGCGTTGCCGAGCCCGGCATGCTCGTCACCGTCCGCTACGAGGGCGAGGACGAGACCGAGACGTTCCTGCTCGGCTCCCGCGAGGAGGCCGAGACCGCCGGCGTCGCGGTGTACTCGCCGCAGTCGCCGATCGGCAAGGCGCTGCACGGGCGCCACGAGGGCGAGACGGTCGAGTACGAGACGCCCAACGGCAAGACCATGAAGGTGGAGCTGATCAGCGCCAAGCCGTTCAGCGGCTGA
- the mca gene encoding mycothiol conjugate amidase Mca, translating to MSNGLRLMAVHAHPDDESSKGAATMARYVDEGVEVLVVTCTGGERGSILNPALQGRAEIEANISEIRRKEMERARDILGVQQSWLGFVDSGLPEGDPLPPLPEGCFALVPLAEATEALVAEIRRFRPHVITTYDEKGGYPHPDHVRCHEISVAAFEAAGDPDRFPGTGEPWQPLKLYYDVGFSDGKIAALHAAMTALGLESPFAEWRERRRQWEGKVRPPKITTQVPVGDWFERRDQALLAHATQVDPNGWFFAIPLDVQRTAWPTEDFELVRSLVDSTVPEDDLFAGVREQVDAR from the coding sequence GTGAGCAACGGACTGCGGCTGATGGCCGTCCACGCGCACCCCGACGACGAGTCGAGCAAGGGGGCGGCGACGATGGCCCGCTACGTCGACGAGGGTGTCGAGGTGCTGGTGGTGACGTGCACCGGTGGCGAGCGGGGCAGCATCCTGAACCCGGCGTTGCAGGGGCGTGCTGAGATCGAGGCGAACATCTCCGAGATCCGCCGCAAGGAGATGGAGCGCGCCCGCGACATCCTCGGGGTACAGCAGAGCTGGCTGGGCTTCGTCGACTCGGGCCTGCCCGAGGGCGACCCGCTGCCGCCGCTGCCCGAGGGCTGTTTCGCCCTCGTGCCGCTGGCGGAGGCGACCGAGGCGCTGGTGGCCGAGATCCGCCGCTTCCGCCCGCACGTGATCACGACGTACGACGAGAAGGGCGGCTACCCGCACCCGGACCACGTGCGCTGTCACGAGATCAGCGTCGCCGCGTTCGAGGCGGCCGGCGACCCCGACCGGTTCCCCGGGACCGGCGAGCCGTGGCAGCCGCTCAAGCTCTACTACGACGTCGGCTTCAGCGACGGGAAGATCGCCGCGCTGCACGCCGCCATGACGGCGCTGGGGTTGGAATCGCCCTTCGCCGAGTGGCGAGAGCGGCGCCGGCAATGGGAGGGCAAGGTGCGCCCGCCCAAGATCACCACGCAGGTGCCGGTCGGTGACTGGTTCGAGCGGCGCGATCAGGCGCTGCTGGCGCACGCCACCCAGGTGGACCCGAACGGCTGGTTCTTCGCGATACCGCTGGATGTGCAACGCACCGCGTGGCCGACCGAGGACTTCGAGCTGGTGCGGTCCCTTGTCGACTCGACGGTGCCCGAGGACGACCTGTTCGCCGGTGTTCGCGAGCAGGTCGACGCGCGATGA